One window from the genome of Brooklawnia cerclae encodes:
- a CDS encoding Ig-like domain-containing protein, protein MAKQGGTRLGVGARTRALLAERRSVRLAGGWLRRSWATVLVVVISMAVAFFAFVNPGEAATDLHLDEGSVYVQNQGRAMVGGLNYQIDQIAAATSVGDTATTLLQEDGTVLVNNAGSSTLQIYDPATNTLSSPVTPPVDAQLSLNNGVLAVTNPENGKVWFGPVDEIARSDFKGNADLDLGDWGQAVVTTDGEVIGLNVQDSTIVRPDGSVVEIPFQVDSSSPTAQLSAIGDKAVVLDRTSQQIWVEGDRQAVTISSGSTAQLAPPMPNTLASGRGGSAIYATQAGLNTIADGAPASLSGSMDASPTEPVVVNGCAYGAFETRVVKVCTGGEPEIQDIPQLPADADLQFQVNRGIVVLQDVSSGIVWLVDKDMLVVDNWEEVAPSTQTRQSDPNPPDDRTTLPDRTQANRAPVALDDPDLGARAGRSTRLSILDNDSDEDGDIITVSEVSSVEGATLELTGNGSGLQITLPADATGTHQFTYTISDGRGGTASATATVKVLPADQSGGNTAPENIRPGETLIVGSGTTASKRVLLTWRDPDGDDLVLVNALPETNDSEDEVTFTPDGTVTFRDVGKTTGTKKVRVFVSDGTTQVEGILLVDVRERGQAPPVANGDFVTTMVDREVVVSPLDNDEGNNLMLTEIDQSTQDFTVTPNYPEGTFTFRSSSPGTYYLTYKVNNGSVSSGLIRVDVLPTTDENHAPVALRDVALVPFGGSVVIDPLLNDTDADNDVLVVQSITQNPAVKVVMQERHLLTISMVTHTDTPIALTYWVSDGRNSTPGTIVVFPSPEAGSHLPRAENDTVKVRAGATVSVPVLDNDVSPVGLDLTVSGLPDNPLGDLAWVDGDYVRIQVPAATAATTMSLTYEITDSAGMADAATISVTVISADAQNEAPVPELVTARVLSNSVTTITIPLTGIDPNGDATRLLGLGSGPSLGRIVEVGDGWLRYEAYQDSRGTDTFRYQVVDSLGAVGTGEIRIGVAPPSDDNTAPTGVPDEVTVRPGPSLTLPVMANDYDIDGDQFGFLDTDSLDADFEATVTDDQYVSVVAPSEPGDYVGQYYLMDSRGSTGSGLIYLHVDEDAPLLAPEANDDQVVVNDIIDQEWVDVDVLANDFDVDGPRSELVVSLPGTGSEGSQVEATVVDGKVSVHVSDQMQQVRYTITDADGNSAEAVIVVPGRNDSVPVLALPDAENSVEAGKVLTINFDTMLLGTQGRSVRLTSADTVKATKGTVNIRPEGIDFQADVRYAGPASVVFEVIDDTDPTDKTARRAYISVSITVTPADSGDGSQRDQDSVSNRAPEGPSQITLEVGAGESDQQFPLRGRFSDPEGDNFSFQSWEQVSGDGGVSWSSSVGGDTIVARGGMTNKGSQVTLRGHVVDAYGAGREVTVIINVIGSTRPLPVAQTDTVDDADAGRPRSVPVLANDRSYLEGDQSLKVLSARVVSGTGSASVSGDNVVVTPGDDFVGTMTVSYTIVDATGDTARQVDGVIQLNVRARPSKPGVPTIEEEGNKQVTLKWTSNSSNGLPVIERVVTATGANGSQVVFDECEANVCTVTGLTNDLAYTFHVQEGNELGLSDASGESAAGTPDVKPPKVSTPTLEFPGANRPGELRLTWSAPQFEGSAVSEYTITSSDGSVPTVTVPAGTTSYTFTGLTNYASYQFTVSATNKKGTSDPSNPSNVEHPSAAPPSPAAPTVYDTNDWSGQSLDVQWTVPPQQGDQFTVYLVAQGGGREIVQQVDAGSGGGTTRITGLSRRTEYRVFVRITTRGGTTDGPSSSSVTTTAAPENPATGTISASAPDTITFTLGGNSGQDWDYALVELVGTGQQPVSLQPGESHRFTVSDYYTDFHVRTTAVASANSGPKTGATWDSESARAYGTPTIGVTHVGYTTDNKAVFRVGSVQANGTNWQITTPAGGWEGQEFEVETGGKQVSTTVEVCDTGHSGNCSTATATAKPALAASGGKSGALTITINDTSAPTWACSVGGWSGNVASGSEQKITVTPTPEAGKQTLTCNVPWTDREHSVDVTFS, encoded by the coding sequence ATGGCGAAGCAGGGCGGAACCCGGCTCGGGGTCGGCGCGAGAACGCGTGCCCTGCTGGCCGAGCGACGCAGTGTCCGCCTCGCCGGTGGCTGGCTCCGCCGCTCCTGGGCGACGGTGCTGGTGGTCGTGATCTCGATGGCCGTGGCCTTCTTCGCCTTCGTCAACCCGGGTGAGGCAGCCACCGACCTGCATCTGGACGAGGGATCGGTCTACGTCCAGAACCAGGGGCGCGCGATGGTCGGCGGCCTCAACTACCAGATCGACCAGATCGCCGCGGCCACGTCGGTGGGCGACACGGCCACCACCCTGCTGCAGGAGGACGGCACGGTTCTGGTGAACAACGCCGGTAGTTCGACCCTGCAGATCTACGACCCCGCCACCAACACCCTGTCCAGCCCGGTGACCCCGCCGGTCGACGCGCAGCTCAGCCTCAACAACGGCGTCCTCGCGGTGACCAACCCCGAGAACGGCAAGGTGTGGTTCGGGCCCGTCGACGAGATCGCCCGGTCCGACTTCAAGGGCAACGCCGACCTCGACCTCGGCGACTGGGGCCAGGCGGTCGTCACCACTGACGGCGAGGTGATCGGCCTGAACGTCCAGGACTCCACGATCGTGCGGCCCGACGGCTCCGTGGTCGAGATCCCCTTCCAGGTCGACAGTTCCTCACCCACGGCACAGCTGTCGGCGATCGGCGACAAAGCCGTCGTCCTCGACCGGACGAGTCAGCAGATCTGGGTCGAGGGAGACCGGCAGGCGGTGACCATCAGCTCGGGCTCCACCGCACAGCTCGCCCCGCCGATGCCCAATACGCTGGCCTCGGGCCGGGGGGGCAGCGCGATCTACGCCACGCAGGCTGGGCTCAACACGATCGCGGACGGGGCGCCCGCGTCGCTGTCGGGGTCGATGGATGCCAGCCCGACCGAGCCCGTCGTCGTCAACGGGTGTGCCTACGGCGCCTTCGAGACCCGCGTCGTCAAGGTGTGCACCGGTGGCGAGCCCGAGATTCAGGACATCCCGCAGCTGCCGGCCGACGCCGATCTGCAGTTCCAGGTGAACCGCGGCATCGTCGTCCTGCAGGACGTGTCGTCCGGCATCGTCTGGCTGGTCGACAAGGACATGCTGGTGGTCGACAACTGGGAGGAGGTCGCCCCGTCCACCCAGACGAGGCAGTCCGACCCCAACCCGCCGGACGATCGCACGACGCTTCCCGATCGCACCCAGGCCAACCGGGCTCCCGTCGCCCTCGACGACCCCGACCTCGGCGCACGCGCCGGCCGGTCGACGCGCCTGTCCATCCTCGACAACGACTCGGACGAGGACGGCGACATCATCACGGTGAGCGAGGTGTCGTCCGTCGAAGGGGCGACGCTCGAGCTCACCGGCAACGGCTCCGGCCTGCAGATCACCCTGCCCGCGGACGCCACCGGCACTCACCAGTTCACCTACACGATCTCGGACGGGCGCGGGGGCACGGCGTCGGCCACGGCCACGGTCAAGGTGCTCCCGGCCGACCAGTCCGGCGGGAACACCGCGCCGGAGAACATCCGGCCCGGCGAGACCCTCATCGTGGGCTCGGGGACGACGGCCAGCAAGCGGGTGCTGCTCACCTGGCGCGATCCCGACGGCGACGACCTGGTGCTCGTCAATGCCCTGCCGGAGACGAACGACTCCGAGGACGAGGTGACCTTCACCCCCGACGGAACGGTGACGTTCCGCGACGTCGGCAAGACCACGGGGACGAAGAAGGTGCGGGTGTTCGTCAGCGACGGGACGACACAGGTCGAGGGGATCCTGCTCGTCGACGTGCGGGAGCGGGGACAGGCTCCGCCGGTCGCCAACGGCGACTTCGTCACGACCATGGTCGACAGGGAGGTCGTCGTCTCGCCGCTCGACAACGACGAGGGTAACAACCTCATGCTGACCGAGATCGATCAGTCGACGCAGGACTTCACCGTCACGCCCAACTACCCCGAGGGCACGTTCACCTTCCGCTCGTCGAGCCCGGGCACCTATTACCTGACCTACAAGGTGAACAACGGGTCGGTGTCGTCCGGGCTGATCCGCGTCGACGTCCTGCCCACCACCGACGAGAACCATGCCCCGGTCGCGCTGCGCGACGTGGCCCTCGTGCCGTTCGGCGGCTCGGTGGTGATCGACCCGCTGCTCAACGACACCGACGCGGACAACGACGTGCTGGTCGTCCAGTCGATCACCCAGAACCCGGCGGTCAAGGTCGTCATGCAGGAGCGCCACCTGCTCACCATCTCGATGGTGACGCACACCGACACCCCCATCGCCCTCACGTACTGGGTGTCCGACGGGCGCAACTCCACTCCGGGGACGATCGTCGTGTTTCCCTCGCCCGAGGCCGGTTCCCACCTGCCGCGCGCCGAGAACGACACGGTGAAGGTGCGGGCGGGTGCGACGGTCAGCGTCCCCGTGCTCGACAACGACGTCTCCCCGGTGGGTCTCGACCTGACGGTCTCCGGCCTGCCCGACAACCCGCTGGGCGATCTGGCGTGGGTCGACGGCGACTACGTGCGCATTCAGGTGCCCGCGGCGACCGCGGCGACCACGATGTCGCTGACCTACGAGATCACCGATTCGGCGGGCATGGCCGACGCGGCCACCATCTCGGTCACGGTCATCAGCGCGGACGCACAGAACGAGGCCCCGGTGCCGGAGCTGGTCACCGCCCGTGTGCTGTCGAACAGCGTGACCACCATCACGATCCCCCTGACCGGCATCGACCCGAACGGGGACGCCACACGCCTGCTGGGCCTGGGCTCCGGGCCGTCCCTGGGCCGGATAGTCGAGGTCGGCGACGGCTGGCTGCGCTACGAGGCCTATCAGGACTCGCGCGGCACCGACACCTTCCGGTACCAGGTGGTCGACTCGCTGGGGGCGGTCGGAACCGGCGAGATCCGCATCGGCGTCGCCCCGCCGTCGGACGACAACACCGCCCCGACGGGTGTGCCGGACGAGGTGACCGTGCGTCCGGGCCCTTCGCTGACGCTGCCGGTGATGGCGAACGACTACGACATCGACGGCGACCAGTTCGGCTTCCTCGACACCGACTCGCTCGACGCGGACTTCGAGGCGACCGTCACCGACGATCAGTACGTCAGCGTCGTCGCACCCTCCGAGCCGGGCGACTACGTCGGCCAGTACTACCTGATGGACAGCCGCGGTTCGACCGGCAGCGGGCTGATCTACCTGCATGTGGACGAGGACGCCCCACTGCTGGCGCCGGAGGCGAACGACGACCAGGTGGTGGTGAACGACATCATCGACCAGGAGTGGGTCGACGTCGATGTGCTGGCGAACGACTTCGACGTGGACGGTCCGCGTTCCGAACTCGTCGTCTCGCTGCCCGGCACGGGTTCGGAGGGCTCGCAGGTGGAGGCCACCGTCGTCGACGGCAAGGTCAGCGTCCACGTCAGTGACCAGATGCAACAGGTGCGCTACACGATCACCGACGCGGACGGCAACTCCGCCGAGGCGGTGATCGTCGTCCCGGGCCGCAACGACTCGGTGCCGGTGCTGGCGCTGCCGGATGCGGAGAACTCGGTCGAGGCCGGCAAGGTGCTCACGATCAACTTCGACACCATGCTGCTCGGAACGCAGGGCCGCAGCGTCCGGCTGACGAGCGCCGACACCGTGAAGGCCACCAAGGGGACGGTCAACATCCGCCCCGAGGGCATCGACTTCCAGGCCGACGTGCGGTACGCGGGGCCCGCGTCGGTGGTGTTCGAGGTGATCGACGACACCGACCCGACCGACAAGACGGCTCGCCGTGCCTACATCTCGGTGTCGATCACGGTGACCCCCGCGGACTCCGGTGACGGCTCGCAACGCGACCAGGACAGCGTCTCGAACCGCGCGCCCGAGGGCCCCAGCCAGATCACCCTCGAGGTGGGTGCGGGCGAGTCCGATCAGCAGTTCCCCCTGCGGGGGCGGTTCAGCGACCCCGAGGGCGACAACTTCTCGTTCCAGTCGTGGGAACAGGTGAGCGGCGACGGCGGGGTCTCGTGGAGCTCGTCGGTCGGCGGCGACACGATCGTCGCCCGCGGTGGCATGACCAACAAGGGCTCCCAGGTGACCCTGCGCGGGCATGTGGTGGACGCGTACGGGGCGGGCCGCGAGGTGACCGTCATCATCAACGTGATCGGCTCGACGCGTCCCCTGCCCGTGGCCCAGACCGACACGGTGGACGACGCGGACGCCGGCCGGCCCAGATCGGTGCCGGTGCTCGCCAACGACCGGTCGTACCTGGAAGGGGACCAGAGCCTCAAGGTGCTCAGCGCCCGGGTCGTCTCGGGCACCGGGTCGGCGAGCGTCAGCGGCGACAACGTCGTGGTGACCCCCGGCGACGACTTCGTGGGGACGATGACCGTCTCGTACACCATCGTGGACGCCACCGGCGACACCGCCCGGCAGGTCGACGGCGTGATCCAGCTGAACGTGCGGGCGCGCCCGAGCAAGCCGGGCGTCCCGACGATCGAGGAGGAGGGCAACAAGCAGGTCACGCTCAAGTGGACGTCGAACTCCAGCAACGGCCTTCCGGTGATCGAGCGCGTCGTCACGGCCACGGGCGCCAACGGGTCGCAGGTGGTGTTCGACGAGTGCGAGGCCAACGTCTGCACGGTCACGGGGCTGACCAACGACCTCGCCTACACGTTCCATGTGCAGGAGGGCAACGAACTGGGCTTGTCGGACGCCTCCGGTGAGTCGGCGGCGGGAACCCCGGACGTGAAACCGCCGAAGGTGTCGACCCCGACCCTGGAGTTCCCGGGTGCGAACCGGCCGGGCGAGTTGCGCCTCACGTGGTCCGCGCCGCAGTTCGAGGGCTCGGCCGTCAGCGAGTACACGATCACCTCGTCGGACGGCAGCGTGCCGACCGTCACCGTACCGGCCGGCACGACCAGCTATACCTTCACCGGGCTCACGAACTACGCCAGTTACCAGTTCACGGTCAGCGCGACGAACAAGAAGGGAACCTCCGACCCCTCCAATCCGTCCAACGTGGAGCATCCGTCGGCTGCACCACCGAGCCCGGCGGCGCCGACCGTGTACGACACGAACGACTGGTCCGGCCAGTCGCTGGACGTGCAGTGGACGGTGCCTCCTCAGCAGGGGGACCAGTTCACGGTGTACCTGGTGGCCCAGGGCGGCGGCCGCGAGATCGTGCAGCAGGTGGACGCGGGCAGCGGTGGCGGTACCACGCGGATCACGGGTCTGTCGCGGCGAACGGAGTACCGGGTGTTCGTGCGCATCACCACGCGGGGTGGCACCACCGACGGCCCGTCGTCCAGTTCGGTGACCACGACGGCCGCGCCGGAGAACCCGGCCACGGGTACGATCTCGGCGAGCGCGCCCGACACGATCACGTTCACCCTGGGCGGCAACTCGGGCCAGGACTGGGACTACGCGCTCGTGGAGCTGGTGGGCACGGGGCAGCAGCCCGTCTCGTTGCAGCCGGGCGAGAGCCACAGGTTCACGGTGAGCGACTACTACACGGACTTCCACGTGAGGACCACGGCGGTGGCGTCGGCGAACTCGGGTCCCAAGACCGGCGCGACGTGGGACTCCGAATCAGCGCGTGCCTACGGGACGCCGACGATCGGCGTCACACATGTCGGTTACACAACGGACAACAAGGCCGTGTTCCGGGTCGGCAGCGTCCAGGCGAACGGCACCAACTGGCAGATCACGACGCCGGCGGGCGGCTGGGAGGGCCAGGAGTTCGAGGTCGAGACCGGTGGCAAGCAGGTCTCCACGACCGTGGAGGTGTGCGACACCGGCCACTCCGGCAACTGCTCCACCGCCACCGCGACGGCCAAACCGGCCCTGGCGGCGTCCGGAGGCAAGTCGGGCGCCCTGACGATCACCATCAACGACACCTCCGCACCGACCTGGGCCTGCTCCGTGGGCGGTTGGAGCGGGAACGTGGCGAGCGGCTCCGAGCAGAAGATCACGGTCACCCCGACCCCCGAGGCCGGCAAGCAGACCCTCACGTGCAACGTCCCCTGGACCGATCGTGAGCACAGCGTGGACGTGACCTTCTCATGA
- a CDS encoding AAA family ATPase, whose protein sequence is MAMTIDQAHWFADTFASVVRNVERAIMGKTEAVRLAVTCLLAEGHLLLEDYPGTGKTTLARALAQSVQGQSSRIQFTPDLLPSDVTGVTIYDQKTGDFEFHAGPIFANIVLADEINRASPKTQSALLEVMEESRVTVDGHPYPVGAPFMVIATQNPIEQAGTYRLPEAQLDRFLMKTTLGYPDRDATLRILATGGTRPRSAALAAVITTQAVTEMSQLASSVHVEPAVFDYIARVVEATRVADDVRLGVSVRGGLALVRCTRVWAASQGRHFVVPDDIKMLAVPCLAHRLILDPESEFNGVTGEQVMARVIGSVQPPTERAVS, encoded by the coding sequence ATGGCCATGACCATCGACCAGGCCCACTGGTTCGCAGACACCTTCGCCAGCGTGGTCCGCAACGTCGAGCGCGCGATCATGGGCAAGACCGAGGCCGTGCGGCTGGCGGTGACCTGCCTGCTCGCGGAGGGGCACCTGCTGCTGGAGGACTACCCCGGCACCGGCAAGACGACGCTGGCCCGCGCGCTCGCCCAGAGCGTCCAGGGCCAGTCGAGCCGCATCCAGTTCACCCCCGACCTGCTGCCGTCCGACGTCACCGGCGTCACGATCTACGACCAGAAGACCGGCGACTTCGAGTTCCACGCGGGGCCGATCTTCGCGAACATCGTGCTCGCCGACGAGATCAACCGCGCCTCGCCCAAGACGCAGTCGGCGCTGCTCGAGGTGATGGAGGAGAGCCGGGTGACCGTCGACGGCCACCCCTACCCGGTGGGCGCGCCGTTCATGGTGATCGCCACCCAGAACCCGATCGAGCAGGCGGGCACTTACCGGCTGCCCGAGGCCCAGCTCGACCGCTTTCTCATGAAGACCACGCTCGGGTATCCCGACCGCGACGCCACTCTGCGCATCCTGGCGACGGGCGGGACGCGTCCCCGGTCGGCCGCCTTGGCCGCCGTCATCACCACCCAGGCGGTCACCGAGATGAGCCAGTTGGCGTCCTCGGTGCACGTGGAACCTGCGGTGTTCGACTACATCGCGCGCGTGGTCGAGGCGACCCGCGTGGCCGACGACGTGCGTCTGGGGGTCTCGGTGCGCGGTGGGCTGGCGCTGGTGCGCTGCACGCGCGTGTGGGCGGCCTCACAGGGGCGTCACTTCGTCGTCCCGGACGACATCAAGATGCTCGCCGTGCCCTGCCTCGCCCACAGGCTGATCCTCGATCCCGAGAGCGAGTTCAACGGGGTCACCGGCGAGCAGGTGATGGCGCG